One part of the Salirhabdus salicampi genome encodes these proteins:
- a CDS encoding KinB-signaling pathway activation protein has translation MTSRKWVRLFLTTLLLGAVATIVTSFFVKADSYTIYLSPLNIWEIFGTLLWFTGIGFIFSLVSQMGFFAYLTVNQFGLSMFRRLWKPIQVFLIAFTLFDLVYIRYKGAEGDVPLYPYIVTAAVIFIYGYAVAYVKALETNKRAFIPALFFMVVITIIEWVPVLRTGDPDWIMLMIVSLLTCNTYQLLVLHRIVEPSQQKEDGKNDKKSSRGKHKKDR, from the coding sequence GTGACAAGTCGGAAATGGGTACGGTTATTTTTAACAACGTTATTATTAGGTGCAGTTGCAACCATCGTCACAAGTTTTTTCGTTAAGGCTGATTCTTATACAATTTATTTAAGCCCTTTAAATATTTGGGAAATCTTTGGAACATTACTTTGGTTTACCGGTATTGGATTTATTTTTAGTTTAGTAAGCCAAATGGGTTTTTTTGCCTATTTAACGGTAAACCAGTTCGGGCTAAGTATGTTTCGTCGTTTGTGGAAACCAATTCAAGTATTTTTGATTGCTTTTACGTTGTTTGACTTAGTGTACATACGTTACAAAGGAGCAGAAGGGGACGTTCCTTTATATCCCTATATTGTGACTGCTGCTGTAATTTTTATATATGGTTATGCTGTCGCTTATGTAAAAGCCTTAGAAACAAACAAGCGTGCTTTTATTCCTGCATTATTTTTCATGGTCGTTATTACAATCATTGAATGGGTACCAGTGTTAAGAACTGGTGATCCAGATTGGATAATGTTGATGATTGTTTCATTATTAACATGTAATACGTACCAATTATTAGTTTTACATCGTATCGTTGAACCGTCTCAACAAAAGGAAGATGGGAAAAATGATAAAAAATCAAGTCGTGGTAAACATAAAAAAGACAGGTAA
- the pdaB gene encoding polysaccharide deacetylase family sporulation protein PdaB gives MSNFYTIRIQRWKKWVFVISAALFAAIYLFTEFSSFSVFSTDKGPEALIKSGESTDQLALTFNISWGQEKVHDILDVLEKENVQATFFVSGEWAERHPDILKKITDNKHELGMLGYRYKSYVKQDIEEVRKDLLQAKETFRKLGYSDITLLRPPSGHFNKEVLKLTEKFGFSVIYWSVNPSDWKSPGTQKIIDRVLDHAKGGDILLLHASDAAKQTAGALKDIIPNIKKKGLKFVNVSQLISNSSSSSSPLESK, from the coding sequence GTGTCAAATTTTTATACAATTCGAATTCAAAGATGGAAGAAGTGGGTTTTTGTAATATCGGCTGCACTTTTCGCAGCAATCTATTTGTTTACAGAATTTAGTTCTTTTTCTGTTTTTTCGACAGACAAAGGCCCAGAAGCATTAATTAAAAGCGGGGAAAGCACTGATCAACTAGCACTTACCTTTAATATCAGTTGGGGGCAGGAAAAAGTACATGACATTTTGGATGTATTAGAGAAAGAAAATGTCCAAGCTACATTTTTCGTAAGTGGTGAATGGGCAGAACGTCACCCAGATATTTTAAAGAAGATCACAGATAATAAACATGAGTTAGGTATGCTGGGGTATCGCTATAAAAGTTACGTTAAACAAGATATCGAAGAAGTTCGAAAGGATCTGCTCCAAGCAAAGGAGACATTCCGTAAGCTAGGGTATTCTGACATTACATTACTACGACCCCCTAGCGGACATTTTAATAAAGAGGTGCTAAAGTTAACCGAAAAATTCGGGTTTTCAGTTATTTACTGGAGTGTGAATCCTAGTGACTGGAAAAGCCCAGGTACACAAAAAATCATTGATCGAGTATTAGATCATGCAAAAGGCGGGGACATTTTGTTATTACATGCTTCCGATGCGGCAAAACAAACAGCAGGAGCGTTAAAGGATATCATTCCAAATATTAAAAAGAAAGGCTTAAAGTTTGTAAATGTATCACAGCTAATCTCAAACAGTTCTTCAAGTAGTTCTCCCTTAGAATCAAAGTAA